A single region of the Deefgea piscis genome encodes:
- a CDS encoding NAD(P)-dependent oxidoreductase, with the protein MKTIGFIGLGLMGSAMSKNIIDKFNGDVLVYDISTEAVAKLVACGATAAYSIAQIAQDADVIITMVPKSEHVEAVYLELLPHLHQGQITIDMSTIDPAVSQRLAKQVQATGASMLDAPVVKSVPAAINAELGIYVGGDSAAHEQVRSVLAMMGCNQIHLGDNGSGLVMKMLHNVLVAGIQNSVNEMLASAQAYGIAKPQFNEAISFGGGGNFYLSSKIKSLTEENYNAAFSLQNMAKDVNIMLGMMQEKNLRLPGVELVNQVYQQGLATGLGGEDFCATYKIVQSNSQAN; encoded by the coding sequence ATGAAAACAATCGGTTTTATCGGTCTTGGTCTGATGGGTTCGGCAATGTCAAAAAACATTATCGACAAATTTAATGGCGACGTACTGGTGTATGACATCAGTACCGAGGCCGTTGCCAAACTGGTCGCTTGCGGCGCAACAGCTGCGTATTCAATCGCACAAATCGCCCAAGACGCCGATGTCATTATCACCATGGTGCCAAAGTCTGAGCATGTAGAGGCGGTCTACCTCGAATTATTGCCACATTTGCATCAAGGGCAAATCACCATCGATATGTCAACGATTGATCCAGCCGTCTCTCAGCGCTTAGCCAAACAAGTTCAAGCCACTGGCGCCAGCATGCTCGATGCGCCTGTTGTGAAGTCTGTACCTGCCGCGATCAATGCTGAACTCGGCATTTATGTCGGAGGTGACAGCGCTGCGCATGAACAAGTTCGTTCCGTGCTGGCCATGATGGGCTGCAATCAAATCCACCTTGGTGACAATGGCTCAGGTTTGGTCATGAAAATGTTGCACAACGTTTTAGTTGCCGGCATTCAAAACAGTGTGAACGAAATGTTGGCATCTGCCCAAGCCTATGGCATTGCCAAACCACAATTTAATGAAGCTATTTCATTTGGCGGCGGCGGTAATTTTTATCTCAGTAGCAAAATTAAAAGCCTCACTGAAGAGAATTACAACGCGGCATTCTCGCTACAAAACATGGCAAAAGACGTCAACATCATGCTGGGCATGATGCAAGAAAAAAACCTCCGCCTTCCCGGTGTTGAGCTAGTCAACCAAGTTTATCAACAAGGTTTAGCCACAGGACTGGGCGGTGAAGATTTCTGTGCAACTTACAAAATTGTGCAATCGAATAGCCAAGCGAACTGA
- a CDS encoding SMP-30/gluconolactonase/LRE family protein, producing MNKVEVLFDYIGELPESPVWCSKTASLYWTDILQKELHCLQIESKTHRVLAMPEEVGCFALREQGGFILAMRSGIYLANADGLIEKKVCDNPNNPALARFNDGGVDPEGRFYAGTYWSPRDYNGAFLCQVDADLKTQVMQCDILGANGLAFSPDGQWMYTTDTPNHRLYRTPRTPQSGQLGLRETLKIFPTGQGRPDGAAMDSEGCYWTALFDGHRIARLSPTGDVLEEYPLPVRCPTMPCFGGEDMKTLFITTTRENMSEEERAERPLSGALFYLRTDVAGLVKPTFKEN from the coding sequence ATGAATAAAGTTGAAGTGTTATTTGACTATATCGGTGAGCTTCCTGAGAGCCCCGTCTGGTGCAGCAAAACGGCGAGTCTCTACTGGACCGATATTTTGCAAAAAGAACTGCATTGTTTGCAGATTGAATCGAAAACACATCGTGTTTTAGCCATGCCAGAAGAAGTCGGCTGTTTTGCTTTACGTGAACAAGGCGGCTTTATTTTAGCCATGCGCAGCGGTATTTATCTGGCCAATGCTGATGGTCTGATCGAGAAAAAGGTTTGTGATAACCCAAACAACCCAGCGCTAGCACGATTCAATGATGGCGGTGTTGATCCAGAAGGTCGTTTTTATGCCGGAACGTATTGGTCGCCGCGCGACTACAACGGCGCCTTCCTGTGTCAAGTGGATGCGGATTTAAAAACACAAGTCATGCAATGCGACATCTTGGGTGCTAACGGTTTGGCATTTAGCCCCGATGGGCAATGGATGTATACCACCGATACCCCCAACCACCGTTTATATCGCACCCCTAGAACGCCTCAAAGTGGCCAATTGGGTCTCAGAGAAACGCTAAAAATATTCCCCACCGGCCAAGGGCGTCCCGATGGCGCAGCGATGGATAGTGAAGGCTGCTACTGGACAGCGCTATTTGATGGGCACCGCATTGCACGCCTGTCGCCGACTGGAGACGTCCTAGAAGAATACCCACTCCCTGTTCGCTGCCCAACGATGCCGTGTTTTGGCGGGGAGGATATGAAAACGCTGTTTATCACCACCACTCGCGAAAACATGAGTGAAGAAGAACGAGCAGAACGTCCGCTTTCTGGCGCTTTGTTTTACCTGCGAACTGACGTTGCAGGCTTAGTTAAACCTACTTTTAAAGAGAATTAA
- a CDS encoding aldose 1-epimerase, whose protein sequence is MLTLISKQCGDLQLILVPQLGGAIAALKYKGVDILRSMPLGIASQANQCGSFPLIPYSNRIENGQFTFADQHYTLAKNFGDHPHSIHGNGWQSVWHVAETSTQQIVLQLNHDAPGDQTAHWPWPYRAKQVFSLTENSLHIQLSYLNDAAHAVPVGLGFHPYFANADQAQLQFCAQSVLINDSNMLPAARTAIPPQWDFRQARPVEPNSIDNCFLGWDGSAQINWPAQKLHVEITSPDAGNAIVFVPSREKNFLAFEPVSHSNNAINQDHGAAMYDLASGETHSISMTIRIIGDE, encoded by the coding sequence ATGCTGACGCTAATAAGTAAACAATGCGGTGATTTGCAGTTGATATTAGTCCCCCAATTGGGTGGCGCAATTGCCGCTTTGAAATACAAAGGCGTTGATATCTTGCGGTCAATGCCGCTAGGTATTGCCTCGCAAGCCAATCAATGCGGATCTTTCCCTCTCATACCCTATTCAAATCGGATTGAGAACGGGCAATTTACATTTGCTGATCAGCACTACACGCTGGCAAAAAACTTTGGTGATCATCCGCACTCAATTCATGGCAATGGCTGGCAATCGGTTTGGCACGTTGCTGAAACGTCAACGCAGCAAATCGTTTTGCAGCTAAACCACGACGCGCCAGGTGATCAAACCGCCCATTGGCCTTGGCCATATCGTGCAAAACAAGTGTTTTCACTGACAGAAAACAGCCTGCACATTCAATTGAGTTATCTCAATGATGCCGCACATGCTGTGCCTGTTGGGCTCGGATTTCACCCGTACTTTGCCAACGCCGATCAAGCCCAACTGCAATTTTGTGCGCAGAGCGTCTTAATCAACGACAGCAATATGTTGCCCGCGGCACGCACAGCGATTCCGCCCCAGTGGGATTTCAGACAAGCACGTCCGGTTGAGCCCAATTCAATCGACAACTGTTTTCTCGGCTGGGATGGCTCAGCGCAAATTAACTGGCCAGCACAAAAACTACACGTCGAAATCACATCACCTGATGCCGGTAATGCCATCGTTTTTGTGCCTTCAAGAGAGAAAAACTTCCTCGCTTTTGAACCCGTCAGCCATAGCAACAATGCCATCAATCAAGATCATGGCGCAGCGATGTATGACTTGGCGAGCGGTGAAACGCACTCGATTTCAATGACCATAAGGATTATTGGTGATGAATAA
- a CDS encoding HpcH/HpaI aldolase family protein: MNHFKTAIQSGKTQLGTWMMTGSETVAEAMAGVGFDFLVLDQEHVAVDTLDAIRIDRAIRSVGQVTPLYRLAWNDTVLIKRALDGGAMSVMVPFIENAEQAQKAVEAAYYPPLGKRGFAAVHRASQYGHQTDFVRAAREDLCLILQLETPEAIDQIEAIAAIEGVSGLFIGPGDLSAAMGHIGNPSHPDVQAKIKQGLAQCQALGIPCGIVGGNPDLVNKYQQWGFSFVALGSDMSMLMARAKEQLAAIRGESITVSGGEVY; this comes from the coding sequence ATGAATCACTTTAAAACCGCCATTCAAAGCGGAAAAACGCAATTGGGTACATGGATGATGACGGGCAGCGAAACCGTTGCCGAAGCCATGGCTGGCGTTGGTTTTGATTTTTTAGTGCTCGACCAAGAGCATGTTGCAGTCGACACGCTAGATGCGATTCGGATTGATCGAGCGATTCGCTCTGTGGGGCAGGTTACACCCTTGTATCGCCTTGCTTGGAATGACACCGTACTGATTAAGCGTGCGCTCGACGGTGGCGCAATGAGTGTCATGGTGCCATTTATTGAAAACGCAGAGCAAGCGCAAAAAGCCGTTGAAGCCGCCTACTACCCTCCTCTGGGTAAGCGTGGTTTTGCTGCGGTTCATCGTGCAAGTCAATACGGACATCAAACTGATTTTGTTCGAGCCGCACGAGAAGACTTGTGTTTAATTTTGCAGCTAGAAACGCCGGAAGCCATTGATCAAATCGAAGCGATTGCCGCCATCGAAGGTGTTTCTGGATTATTTATCGGCCCAGGCGATTTATCTGCGGCGATGGGCCACATTGGCAATCCATCACACCCAGACGTACAAGCCAAAATCAAACAAGGTTTAGCGCAATGCCAAGCGCTAGGCATACCTTGCGGAATTGTGGGTGGCAATCCTGATTTGGTGAATAAATATCAGCAGTGGGGATTTAGTTTTGTCGCGCTCGGTTCTGATATGAGCATGTTGATGGCTAGAGCCAAAGAGCAGCTCGCAGCAATTCGTGGCGAAAGCATCACAGTCAGCGGCGGTGAGGTGTACTGA
- the araD gene encoding L-arabinonate dehydratase, which yields MFNKENLQRLDVTALRSQRWYAPDTIRAFAHRQRTQQMGLNREEFMGKPVIGIINTWSEMSACHIHLRDRAEAVKRAVWAAGGYPVELPALSVGEVMVKPTTMLYRNFLAMEAEELLRQHPIDGAVLLGGCDKSTPALLMGALSMDIPMIFCPAGPMSTGKWRGQVTGAGTHTKKYWDLVRVGTIKQHDWVELEGAMTRSIGTCNTMGTASTMTSIADAIGFTLPGASSIPAADSRHTQMAAQCGKTIVDMVWYDHKPSKWLQRENFLNGIVAYMALGGSTNAAIHLIAMANRANIKITLDDMAQIAHQVPVLANLFPSGDQLMDEFFFAGGLMALLKKVEPFLHTHSVGVTNQPVADWIKHADCYDDNVIRGMDNPVIALEQGCALAVLRGNLCPNGAVMKSSAAKPELHRHCGPAVVFDSAQALSEQIDDPALDIHKDSVIVLRNAGPVGAPGMPEWGNLPIPKKLLKEGVTDMVRISDARMSGTHYGACVLHVAPEAAVGGPLALVKTGDMIELDIAAGTLNMLVSDEELATRRAALQPSHRVYQRSFSALYQQHVTQADEGCDFDFLQAGSDVPEPAIC from the coding sequence ATGTTTAACAAAGAAAACCTACAGCGGCTTGATGTAACAGCGCTACGAAGTCAGCGCTGGTATGCCCCCGACACCATTCGGGCATTTGCCCATCGCCAACGCACTCAGCAAATGGGCTTAAACCGTGAAGAATTCATGGGTAAACCCGTTATTGGCATCATCAATACTTGGAGCGAAATGAGTGCCTGCCATATTCATTTACGTGATCGAGCAGAAGCTGTAAAGCGGGCGGTATGGGCTGCTGGTGGTTATCCAGTTGAGCTACCAGCGCTATCTGTTGGTGAGGTGATGGTGAAACCAACGACCATGCTTTACCGCAATTTTTTAGCGATGGAAGCGGAAGAATTACTTCGCCAACACCCCATCGATGGCGCGGTGCTTTTAGGCGGGTGTGACAAGTCGACTCCTGCGCTATTGATGGGCGCATTGAGCATGGACATCCCAATGATTTTTTGTCCTGCGGGCCCAATGTCAACAGGCAAATGGCGCGGTCAAGTCACCGGTGCGGGCACTCATACTAAGAAATATTGGGATTTAGTCCGTGTTGGCACCATTAAACAGCATGATTGGGTTGAACTAGAAGGCGCAATGACGCGCTCAATTGGTACTTGCAATACGATGGGAACGGCGTCGACCATGACTTCAATCGCCGACGCCATTGGCTTTACTTTACCGGGTGCCAGCTCGATCCCTGCAGCAGATTCGCGCCATACGCAAATGGCTGCGCAATGCGGTAAAACCATTGTCGACATGGTTTGGTATGACCACAAACCGTCAAAATGGCTACAACGCGAAAACTTCCTCAATGGCATTGTGGCGTATATGGCGCTCGGCGGATCAACCAATGCCGCCATCCATTTAATCGCAATGGCCAATCGCGCCAACATCAAAATTACGCTGGATGACATGGCCCAAATCGCCCACCAAGTGCCAGTCCTCGCCAATTTATTCCCATCTGGCGATCAACTGATGGACGAGTTTTTCTTTGCCGGCGGCTTGATGGCGCTACTCAAAAAAGTTGAGCCTTTCCTTCACACACACAGTGTTGGTGTCACCAATCAACCGGTTGCTGACTGGATTAAACATGCCGATTGCTACGATGACAATGTGATTCGTGGCATGGATAACCCAGTTATTGCACTTGAGCAAGGTTGCGCTTTAGCCGTTCTGCGCGGCAATTTATGCCCGAATGGCGCTGTCATGAAGTCGTCTGCAGCCAAACCTGAACTACATCGACATTGTGGTCCTGCGGTGGTGTTTGATTCGGCCCAAGCGCTATCAGAACAGATCGATGATCCTGCGCTCGATATTCATAAAGATTCAGTCATTGTTCTGCGCAATGCCGGCCCTGTAGGCGCACCGGGCATGCCGGAATGGGGCAATTTGCCGATCCCGAAAAAGCTGCTCAAAGAAGGTGTGACCGACATGGTCCGAATTTCTGACGCCCGAATGTCAGGAACCCATTACGGCGCCTGTGTCTTGCATGTTGCTCCAGAAGCGGCAGTCGGCGGCCCGCTAGCGCTAGTCAAAACCGGCGACATGATCGAGCTCGATATCGCCGCAGGCACACTCAATATGTTGGTGTCTGACGAGGAGCTCGCTACACGCCGAGCCGCACTGCAACCTAGCCATCGCGTTTATCAGCGTTCATTTTCCGCCTTGTATCAACAGCACGTAACTCAAGCGGATGAAGGCTGCGATTTTGATTTTCTCCAAGCAGGCAGCGACGTGCCTGAACCAGCAATCTGTTAA
- a CDS encoding LacI family DNA-binding transcriptional regulator: MRSRFKPAVKLDDVAAHSGVSPSTVSLYMRHPDKVSAKSAEKISRAIEELGYVRNKIASQFTGGARLSMAVIVPSVANIIFGEAVQLIEKIVSEEGFQLLIASHNHSLEKEEAQVRSFLEWSPAAIALAGPEHTDATIKMLQQSGVPVVQMWQVEGQRFSAQVGVDHFSIGYHATRYLYETGCQKVAFFTTRFEEDVRAGKRYTGYLKAVAEQDQLPIVVNVPQSDNIYTATRPLLLKTMIKERGLDGIVASNDGIGAALLIEAADKGIAVPDKLSVLGFGDFPISAHLAPASLSTINIHAPCIAETTGKMMLRMNRDIDYQGDIVDVGYEIIPRGSTRLVI, encoded by the coding sequence ATGCGTTCTCGTTTTAAACCCGCAGTAAAGCTCGATGATGTGGCAGCACATTCCGGCGTTTCGCCATCAACCGTATCTTTGTATATGCGACATCCAGATAAGGTTTCGGCGAAATCAGCAGAGAAAATTAGCCGAGCAATTGAAGAATTGGGCTATGTGCGAAATAAAATTGCCAGCCAATTTACTGGCGGCGCTCGGTTGTCGATGGCGGTTATTGTGCCGTCGGTGGCGAATATTATTTTTGGTGAGGCGGTTCAGTTAATTGAAAAAATTGTGAGTGAAGAAGGTTTTCAGTTATTGATTGCATCGCATAACCACAGTCTTGAAAAAGAAGAAGCCCAAGTTCGGTCATTTTTGGAGTGGTCGCCCGCAGCGATTGCTTTGGCTGGTCCAGAGCATACGGATGCGACCATTAAGATGCTGCAGCAAAGTGGCGTACCTGTCGTACAGATGTGGCAGGTTGAGGGGCAACGATTCTCGGCTCAGGTGGGGGTTGATCATTTCTCGATTGGTTATCATGCCACGCGTTATTTGTATGAAACAGGCTGTCAGAAAGTGGCGTTTTTTACGACGCGATTTGAAGAGGATGTACGAGCAGGCAAGCGCTACACCGGCTATCTAAAGGCCGTCGCCGAGCAAGATCAGTTGCCGATTGTGGTTAATGTTCCGCAGTCGGACAATATCTATACGGCAACACGTCCTTTGCTGTTGAAGACCATGATTAAAGAGCGTGGGCTTGATGGCATTGTTGCGTCCAATGATGGAATTGGTGCTGCGCTATTAATTGAAGCGGCAGATAAAGGAATCGCAGTACCAGATAAGCTCAGTGTGCTCGGTTTTGGTGATTTTCCGATCAGCGCGCATCTGGCGCCTGCCAGTTTAAGTACGATTAATATTCACGCGCCTTGCATCGCAGAAACCACAGGAAAAATGATGCTGAGAATGAATCGCGATATTGATTATCAAGGAGATATTGTCGATGTTGGTTATGAAATTATTCCTCGTGGTAGTACACGGCTGGTGATTTAG
- the ahpC gene encoding alkyl hydroperoxide reductase subunit C, giving the protein MAIINTVIKPFKATAYHEGKFVPVSDETLKGKWSVVFFYPADFTFVCPTELGDLADVYPEFQKMGVEVYSVSTDTHFTHKAWHDASDTIKKINYPMIGDPTGTITRNFDVMIEEEGLALRGTFVINPEGEIKVAEIHDLGIGRDAKELLRKVQAAQYVASHPGEVCPAKWTPGEDTLKPSLDLVGKI; this is encoded by the coding sequence ATGGCCATTATCAATACTGTTATCAAACCTTTCAAAGCAACTGCTTACCACGAAGGCAAATTTGTTCCGGTTAGCGATGAAACGCTAAAAGGTAAGTGGTCGGTTGTTTTCTTTTACCCAGCTGACTTTACTTTTGTTTGCCCAACTGAGTTAGGCGACTTGGCTGATGTATACCCAGAATTCCAAAAAATGGGTGTTGAAGTGTACTCAGTATCCACTGATACCCATTTCACCCACAAAGCTTGGCACGATGCATCTGACACCATCAAAAAAATCAACTACCCAATGATTGGTGATCCAACAGGTACGATTACTCGTAACTTTGATGTGATGATCGAAGAAGAAGGCTTGGCATTGCGCGGTACTTTCGTGATCAACCCAGAAGGCGAGATCAAAGTTGCTGAAATTCATGACTTGGGTATCGGCCGTGATGCCAAAGAATTGCTACGCAAAGTACAAGCAGCGCAATACGTTGCGAGCCATCCAGGTGAAGTTTGCCCAGCTAAATGGACACCAGGCGAAGACACTTTGAAGCCGTCTTTGGATTTAGTTGGCAAGATCTAA